Part of the Nicotiana sylvestris chromosome 2, ASM39365v2, whole genome shotgun sequence genome, CAATGAATCAGGATGTTAAGCAGCTTGATGGTACATAGAATAAAGAAGAATTTGTATGGGTACATATGAGTAATGAAATAAAAAGTATCTCGTCGATTACAACTTAATGGGGAAATAACTAATACACATTAAATAACCTGAGATAGAGAATTAAATGGATAATTTGCTGTGAGGAACAGctgcataattttttttttattattgagGAACAGCTGCATAGTTTCCAAGCACCATGTCAAATAATTCCCAGTATTTGTTTCTATGTATTCTCTTACCATGTAGTTAGTCGCTCAAAACAAATGCAAGAGGAGAATTTGGTGGAGTCACAGTCTGCTGGGCTGTAACTGCTTATAAGACATAAGTTCTGCTCTGACTTGATCTCTTCTTAATTTCCCTGTTGTTGTCACTGGAAATTGATTTTTCCACAATACAAAATTCTTGGGTATTTTGAACCTGCAAAATATTACAGTACATGTCATCAATATGAATCAGATAACGCGAGGCATCAAGAGGGGGGTGAGATTGGAGTGGAGTATGAGATAGCCTTGCTGCAATCGAATTCCCTTGACCAAcatagaaaaagaagaatacCCCGTCAAATTTTTCGCTCTACAGAAGTTCTGGAGGAGAGTGCTGGAAAGACAATGCTCCTTCTTGTTAACCGGATGATCAGAACTGGAATCTGTCCACTGCCAATTGTCTTTGAGCCTAATAGAGGCAATGACCATCTCGGTCAAGCGAGAGTCAGGAAGCCCAATAACAACACTAGCAGATATCCCTGGATGTTGGGATAAGACAGCTTCCACCTGAGCCAAAACAAACTTACTAAATGGATTTATAGGGCAATTACGTTCCTATGGAACAATAAAAAGGAAATCATGGTGTTCCATtaccaaaaattaattaaaatatatcTATCATTGGTCATCAAGTAATAAGATTTCAAGTAGGCAGTTCTCTTTGTGATGGTAGCTCAATGGAAACGAAGAAACAAAGGAATTAAAGTCTGGATGCTTGCCTCTTCCGGATAAACATTCTCGCCCCCACTCTTTATTCGACCCTTCAAACGCCCAATGAGCCAGACATTTCCACAATCATCTATATGCCCTATATCACCAGTGTCAAGCCAACTTTCATCAGTTGGAGAAGAATTCTTGCTTGGCATTTGACCCCAGTATCCAAGCATTACATGGGGTCCTCGTGTCAAAATCCTCCCTATACAAGATGAATCATCCCCAGCAATCCTTATTTCAATATGTGGAGCAGGCTTTCCAACACAGATACCATCTGGTTTATGTGCCAAATTGGAGCTATTGGCACAAGAATTCTGGACACAACTCTCTTTCGTCGGGTCATAAAGAGTCATGAAAGTTAGAGAAGAACATGCCTCGGTCATTCCTAAAGAACAATTAAAGAATGCTTATCAGGAGAGCACGACCGACACAGAATACTCGTGAAGCTAACTATACATAATACATCAAGAAGGTTTAAGGTTAGGACTTGTGCCACTATAAATTTGGAAAGCATAATGTCTAGTGGATGATACATATCATACATCAGGAACACCATTTTAAAACTTGCGATCTCCTGCTATCAACAGAATATTTTGTTCAGAAAGGATAattttggagaagatggagaaaATATGTCAAGTAGTCACTAAACCAACATACCATAGGCTGAAAGAATTTTAGCCCTTGGGAAAATCTCAATCGCATTTTTGATAAGATCAGATGAAAGACCCCCAGCTCCATTAAGAATCTTCCTCACAGATTTGGACCCTACAGATATGTGCTTTGTCCTACGACAAGTGAAGGTAGAATCAAATATTTGCACTTATCATGAACTCAGCGGATGTGCTAAATGTCCATAGAGAGAAACCTAGAAAAGAATCAAGCACCACTAGAAACTGGGCAAAAAGAGAGCAAAATTCTTTTAATCTTGATCAGGACATCACAAAAAGTATTCCTTGCAAAATCTAAAGGAGCTAATGTCACAAATTGATATTGGTAGTAACTTCTAAGGAAAAATCCTGATTAACCAATCATATGGATGCCCATACAGTTATTATTCACTTCAACTTTGTTCAAAAGATAAATCCTATTGAAATTCATCTTTGCATCAGGACAGCTGAGTGCTTTACCTATAAAAAGAGATTACATCAGACATCATAGCTGGAACTGTGATAAAAGAAGTAACATTATGCTGCTCTATGGATTCAATAGCCAATTTAGCTTCAAACTTTGGTAGTAGAATATGACAACCTCCTGCCATTAACATGGCCAAGGCTGATGATATACCACCAATGTGGCACAATGGTGCAGTGTGTAAATAGACCTGCAAGAAACCATAACACAAATCAACTTGTACTATATCAAGGTTGATACATTCATATAATGTTTTATCATAGTAGATAAGCATACATCATCCTCACCGTAACCAACAATCGCAATTTTTGCAAGGGATTGCACCACCAAAGCTGAATGGCTTATGGTAACTCCCTTTGGCCTCCCGGTGGTTCCTATTGTCATTAGGAAACAGAAAAAAATGATAAATACAAGTCAAAGGACTTACAAATACTCCTTGTACCAGAACAGCAGTTCTATGACTCAACCCACACAACACATTTCTCAGCGGAGCAAATGTTTTGTATGACATACAAAATGACCTTTTCCTTGCTCGTGAATTTTGCTAATAGCCAAAAAACTTCTACTGAGACTAAGAAACAAGATATTTGCCTAATCTGACCCAGATAAAATTTTGAGGGAGAAATTATGTTCCTTAGTTTAAAAAGAGGTTTCCACTACTAGATTTCTCTTAGAACTTCATTTTGTCCACTCCTTCGATGTGAGAGGATTTGAAGATCACTTTTTGG contains:
- the LOC104246157 gene encoding 2-succinylbenzoate--CoA ligase, chloroplastic/peroxisomal isoform X1 — its product is MANYSKAHVCQCLSRLLTVGRNSTVMIMGERRKTGMEFVDGVLGLAHGLLQLGLKPGDVVAISALNSDLYLEWLLAVAYVGGITAPFNYRWSLEEARTALQVAKPTMLVHDATCNFWKFESYDDSVPSLRWKVLMDNPSVVNSTKIGLTTKQLKRSFKRHLVADCLWAPQEAAIICFTSGTTGRPKGVTISHSALVVQSLAKIAIVGYGEDDVYLHTAPLCHIGGISSALAMLMAGGCHILLPKFEAKLAIESIEQHNVTSFITVPAMMSDVISFYRTKHISVGSKSVRKILNGAGGLSSDLIKNAIEIFPRAKILSAYGMTEACSSLTFMTLYDPTKESCVQNSCANSSNLAHKPDGICVGKPAPHIEIRIAGDDSSCIGRILTRGPHVMLGYWGQMPSKNSSPTDESWLDTGDIGHIDDCGNVWLIGRLKGRIKSGGENVYPEEVEAVLSQHPGISASVVIGLPDSRLTEMVIASIRLKDNWQWTDSSSDHPVNKKEHCLSSTLLQNFCRAKNLTGFKIPKNFVLWKNQFPVTTTGKLRRDQVRAELMSYKQLQPSRL
- the LOC104246157 gene encoding 2-succinylbenzoate--CoA ligase, chloroplastic/peroxisomal isoform X2; translated protein: MLVHDATCNFWKFESYDDSVPSLRWKVLMDNPSVVNSTKIGLTTKQLKRSFKRHLVADCLWAPQEAAIICFTSGTTGRPKGVTISHSALVVQSLAKIAIVGYGEDDVYLHTAPLCHIGGISSALAMLMAGGCHILLPKFEAKLAIESIEQHNVTSFITVPAMMSDVISFYRTKHISVGSKSVRKILNGAGGLSSDLIKNAIEIFPRAKILSAYGMTEACSSLTFMTLYDPTKESCVQNSCANSSNLAHKPDGICVGKPAPHIEIRIAGDDSSCIGRILTRGPHVMLGYWGQMPSKNSSPTDESWLDTGDIGHIDDCGNVWLIGRLKGRIKSGGENVYPEEVEAVLSQHPGISASVVIGLPDSRLTEMVIASIRLKDNWQWTDSSSDHPVNKKEHCLSSTLLQNFCRAKNLTGFKIPKNFVLWKNQFPVTTTGKLRRDQVRAELMSYKQLQPSRL